From the Patescibacteria group bacterium genome, the window CCACCGATTTCTGTGGTAAAAATTTTTTCTTCCATAGAAGTTTCTATTCATATTTTCTAATTAGAAATTTTCTTTTTTGTTGAGATAAATCAATAAATTCGTCAGCCATTTCAATTAGTTTGGCTGAAGTCGTTTCTTTAAAAGCCATCACTTCTACCCGACAACCTTTGTTTTCTTTTAAATAATTAACCAGGGGAACAAAATCACCATCACCGGTGACTAAAACTACGACATCAATTTTTTCGGCCAATTTCACCGCATCAATGGCAATACCAACGTCCCAATCGGCTTTTTTTGCCCCACCATAAAATATCTGTAAATCTTTCAGCTTTATTTCAAAACCTTGTTTGGCTAAAGCCTCAAAAAAACTTTCTTCTTCAAAAGACTTTGAACGAATAACATAGGCAATTGCCCTGATTAGTTGTCTACCCCTACTACCTTCTTCTAAAATTTTCCGAAAATTGACTCTCGCTCCATATAAATTTTTCGCCGAATGATAAATAT encodes:
- a CDS encoding NYN domain-containing protein; protein product: MILNYKFQRVGLFIDTQNIYHSAKNLYGARVNFRKILEEGSRGRQLIRAIAYVIRSKSFEEESFFEALAKQGFEIKLKDLQIFYGGAKKADWDVGIAIDAVKLAEKIDVVVLVTGDGDFVPLVNYLKENKGCRVEVMAFKETTSAKLIEMADEFIDLSQQKRKFLIRKYE